One region of Niallia sp. Man26 genomic DNA includes:
- a CDS encoding N-acetylmuramoyl-L-alanine amidase — MIKKQHIWIIPIMMLMLIPAIQAKAESSLSVQSTTVLNIREGPSLDDSIIGKMEIGTSYKVLTDNGDWLEIDLGNGQAGWVAAYLVTKSEGSSNDAPNTQTDSVTASEGTISENGLRLRKGPGTEYQVITTLSKDTPVTILSNEGDWAEIQTALGTGWVNSQYIIGGAQNTSDTTDVSQTDGQTAIVADDDINVRDTASLNGVVIGKLAKGTVIHIVAEDGDWAKIQFSGNTGWVSKTLLTEDSEVENISAKPIDASVTILHDGTNIRSEASVQASVLSIASEGDSFKATEEIGDWYKIELADGQAGYVASWIVSESAEKQTAPSSQDSNKTGDLKGKTIVIDPGHGGKDSGTIGAVGTLEKTLTIRTANLLAEKLQAAGSNVVMTRQNDFFISLQDRVNMSSFYKADAFISIHYDSIKDSSVRGMTSYYYSSSQKELANSLHENIIEATQLKDRGVRKNDYFVLRENTQPATLLELGYLSNQQEEALVSSQKYQETVSAAIYEGLESYFQ, encoded by the coding sequence ATGATAAAGAAACAGCATATATGGATAATTCCCATTATGATGCTAATGCTGATTCCTGCAATCCAAGCTAAAGCGGAAAGCAGTCTATCTGTGCAATCGACGACAGTCCTTAATATAAGAGAAGGTCCTAGCCTTGATGATTCAATTATTGGGAAAATGGAAATAGGCACAAGCTATAAAGTGCTGACTGACAATGGGGACTGGCTGGAAATCGATTTAGGAAATGGTCAAGCCGGCTGGGTGGCAGCCTACTTAGTAACAAAGTCTGAAGGTTCGAGTAATGATGCTCCCAATACGCAAACAGACAGCGTCACAGCTTCAGAAGGAACCATTTCTGAAAATGGATTAAGACTGCGCAAAGGACCTGGAACCGAGTATCAGGTTATCACAACACTCAGCAAAGATACTCCTGTCACCATTCTTTCAAATGAAGGAGACTGGGCTGAAATCCAAACAGCGCTCGGAACAGGCTGGGTTAACAGCCAATATATTATCGGCGGCGCGCAAAACACTTCAGACACAACGGACGTCTCACAAACAGACGGCCAAACTGCGATTGTAGCTGACGATGATATAAACGTTCGTGACACAGCTTCTTTGAATGGAGTAGTCATTGGCAAGCTGGCAAAAGGAACGGTAATACATATAGTAGCAGAGGATGGAGATTGGGCTAAAATCCAATTTTCAGGCAATACTGGCTGGGTGTCTAAAACCTTGCTGACTGAGGACAGCGAGGTAGAAAACATTTCTGCAAAACCAATTGATGCATCTGTTACTATTCTTCATGATGGGACAAACATTCGGAGTGAAGCATCCGTACAAGCCTCAGTCTTAAGTATTGCAAGTGAAGGGGATTCCTTTAAAGCAACAGAAGAGATTGGCGACTGGTATAAAATTGAGCTGGCAGACGGTCAAGCCGGCTATGTAGCCAGCTGGATAGTGTCAGAATCTGCTGAAAAGCAAACAGCACCTTCCTCACAAGACAGTAACAAAACAGGCGACTTAAAAGGAAAAACAATTGTCATCGATCCTGGTCATGGCGGTAAAGACAGCGGAACGATCGGAGCTGTCGGCACATTGGAAAAAACGCTGACAATCCGAACAGCCAACCTTCTTGCTGAAAAACTGCAGGCTGCTGGCAGCAATGTGGTGATGACAAGACAGAATGACTTTTTTATCTCGTTGCAGGACCGTGTCAATATGAGCAGCTTCTATAAAGCTGACGCCTTTATCAGCATCCATTATGACAGCATAAAGGACAGCAGCGTCCGAGGGATGACAAGCTATTATTACAGCTCTTCCCAAAAGGAGCTTGCCAACAGTCTGCATGAAAACATTATTGAAGCAACCCAATTAAAGGACAGAGGTGTAAGGAAGAACGATTATTTTGTTCTTAGAGAAAACACACAACCAGCAACGCTTTTAGAGCTTGGTTATTTAAGCAACCAGCAAGAAGAGGCGCTTGTTTCGTCCCAAAAATACCAGGAGACAGTTTCCGCAGCCATTTATGAAGGGCTCGAAAGCTATTTCCAATAA
- the dtd gene encoding D-aminoacyl-tRNA deacylase, which yields MRIVLQRVKEAKVEVDGKTVGQIDKGYMLLVGVTHDDTAEDAAKLVDKIAHLRIFDDEDGKMNHSIMEVEGAILSVSQFTLYGDTRKGRRPNFMNAAKPDYAVNLYDQFNLMLREKGLHVETGVFGAMMYVSLVNDGPVTLILESK from the coding sequence ATGCGTATTGTGTTGCAAAGAGTGAAAGAAGCAAAAGTGGAAGTCGACGGGAAAACCGTTGGACAAATTGATAAGGGCTATATGCTCCTCGTTGGCGTCACACATGATGACACAGCAGAGGATGCAGCCAAGCTTGTAGATAAAATTGCTCATCTGCGAATTTTTGATGATGAGGATGGGAAAATGAATCACAGCATAATGGAGGTTGAAGGCGCTATTTTGTCTGTTTCCCAGTTTACTCTGTATGGAGATACGCGAAAAGGGAGACGGCCGAACTTTATGAATGCCGCCAAACCGGATTATGCAGTAAATCTATACGATCAATTTAATCTTATGCTGAGGGAAAAGGGCTTGCATGTGGAGACAGGTGTTTTCGGTGCCATGATGTATGTCTCATTGGTGAATGATGGCCCTGTTACTCTTATACTCGAAAGCAAATAA
- a CDS encoding bifunctional (p)ppGpp synthetase/guanosine-3',5'-bis(diphosphate) 3'-pyrophosphohydrolase, with protein sequence MANDQVLTAEQVIDKTKGYLNEEHTKFIQKAYDFAQNAHREQYRKSGEPYIIHPIQVAGILADLQMDPATVAAGFLHDVVEDTDITLEDISDSFSNEVAMLVDGVTKLGKIKYKSHEEQQAENHRKMFVAMAQDIRVILIKLADRLHNMRTLKHLPAEKQRRISNETLEIFAPLAHRLGISTIKWELEDTALRYMNPQQYYRIVNLMKKKRAEREQYLEEVVSEIREGTDEVKIQSDISGRPKHIYSIYRKMVLQNKQFNEIYDLLAVRIVVNSIKDCYAVLGIIHTRWKPMPGRFKDYIAMPKANMYQSLHTTVIGPKGDPLEVQIRTTEMHRIAEFGIAAHWAYKEGKTVDEGSSFEEKLSWFREILDFQEDSINAEEFMESLKIDLFSDMVFVFTPKGDVFELPSGSVPIDFAYRIHSEIGNKTIGAKVNGKMVTLDYKLKTGDIVEIHTSKHSYGPSQDWIKIAQTSQAKNKIRQFFKKQRKEENVEKGKELVEKEIRNMEFDLKEILTPDNIKTVLEKFNFVGEEDMYAAVGYNGITALQVANRLTEKWRKKRDAEQSATISNAVAELKSFPSAKKRASGVRVTGIDNLLIRLSRCCNPVPGDEIVGFITKGRGVSVHRSDCTNIDTEDAKARLIPVEWETALNDRKEYNVEIEISGYDRRGLLNEVLQAVNESQTNISAVSGKSDRNKMATITMSILILNVNHLHKVVERIKQIPDVYSVRRIMN encoded by the coding sequence ATGGCGAATGATCAAGTGTTAACCGCCGAACAAGTCATCGATAAGACTAAAGGATATTTAAACGAAGAGCATACAAAATTCATACAAAAAGCCTATGATTTTGCCCAAAATGCTCATCGTGAACAATATAGAAAATCTGGGGAGCCATATATAATCCACCCTATTCAAGTGGCAGGGATTCTTGCTGATTTGCAGATGGATCCGGCTACTGTTGCTGCAGGTTTTCTCCATGATGTTGTTGAAGATACCGATATCACATTAGAGGATATTAGTGACAGCTTTAGCAATGAAGTGGCCATGCTCGTTGACGGCGTTACGAAACTAGGGAAAATCAAATACAAATCCCATGAAGAACAACAAGCAGAGAACCATCGCAAAATGTTTGTCGCAATGGCGCAGGATATACGAGTCATACTGATTAAGCTTGCCGACAGACTTCATAACATGCGAACGCTAAAGCATCTTCCTGCAGAGAAGCAGCGCCGCATTTCAAATGAAACGCTTGAGATTTTCGCTCCATTAGCCCACAGACTAGGGATATCTACAATTAAATGGGAGCTTGAAGATACAGCTCTACGTTATATGAATCCACAGCAATATTATCGAATTGTTAACTTAATGAAGAAAAAGCGCGCTGAGCGTGAACAATATTTAGAAGAAGTTGTTTCCGAAATACGGGAAGGCACGGATGAAGTAAAAATTCAATCTGACATTTCGGGACGTCCAAAGCATATATACAGCATTTACCGCAAGATGGTGCTGCAAAACAAGCAGTTCAACGAGATTTATGATCTTTTGGCAGTGCGCATTGTGGTAAACAGCATCAAAGACTGCTATGCCGTGCTTGGAATTATTCATACACGCTGGAAGCCGATGCCAGGACGCTTCAAAGACTATATCGCGATGCCTAAAGCTAATATGTACCAATCCTTGCATACAACAGTGATTGGGCCGAAGGGTGACCCGCTGGAAGTGCAAATACGCACAACAGAAATGCATCGAATTGCAGAGTTCGGGATTGCCGCACACTGGGCATATAAAGAAGGAAAAACAGTTGATGAAGGCTCCTCCTTTGAAGAGAAGCTGTCATGGTTTAGAGAAATTCTCGACTTCCAGGAAGACAGTATTAATGCCGAGGAGTTTATGGAAAGTCTGAAAATCGATTTGTTTTCCGATATGGTATTTGTGTTTACCCCAAAAGGCGATGTATTTGAGTTGCCTTCAGGCTCCGTTCCGATTGACTTTGCTTATCGAATTCACTCGGAAATCGGTAATAAAACAATTGGTGCCAAGGTTAACGGCAAGATGGTTACACTTGATTATAAGTTAAAGACTGGCGATATCGTCGAAATTCATACAAGCAAGCATTCATATGGTCCTAGCCAAGACTGGATCAAGATTGCACAAACCTCACAAGCAAAAAATAAAATCAGGCAGTTCTTCAAAAAGCAGCGCAAAGAGGAGAACGTGGAAAAGGGCAAGGAGCTTGTCGAGAAAGAAATCCGCAATATGGAGTTTGATCTGAAGGAAATTCTTACCCCTGATAATATTAAGACAGTGCTTGAGAAGTTCAATTTTGTTGGTGAAGAGGATATGTATGCTGCTGTCGGTTACAATGGCATAACAGCCCTTCAAGTCGCCAACCGCCTTACAGAGAAATGGCGCAAGAAGCGTGATGCGGAGCAGTCTGCAACAATATCTAATGCTGTTGCTGAATTAAAGTCATTTCCTAGTGCGAAAAAACGTGCTTCTGGAGTGCGGGTAACCGGGATTGACAACCTGCTAATCAGGCTGTCACGCTGCTGTAACCCAGTGCCAGGCGATGAGATTGTCGGCTTCATTACAAAAGGACGAGGCGTTTCTGTTCACCGCTCAGATTGTACTAATATCGATACCGAGGATGCAAAAGCAAGACTGATTCCTGTTGAATGGGAAACAGCGCTGAATGATCGGAAAGAATATAATGTGGAAATTGAGATAAGCGGATATGACAGAAGAGGCCTTTTAAATGAGGTTCTTCAGGCAGTTAACGAATCGCAAACGAATATTTCTGCTGTTTCAGGCAAATCTGACCGCAATAAAATGGCAACCATCACGATGTCTATTCTCATTCTGAATGTCAATCACCTCCATAAAGTGGTGGAGCGGATTAAGCAGATACCTGATGTCTATTCTGTACGTAGAATCATGAACTAA
- a CDS encoding adenine phosphoribosyltransferase, whose product MDLKQYVTIVEDWPKPGIRFKDITTLMDNGDAYKYATDKIVEYAKEKEIDIVVGPEARGFIIGCPVAYSLGVGFAPVRKEGKLPRETIKVSYGLEYGKDVLTIHKDAIKPGQRVLITDDLLATGGTIEATIKLVEELGGVVAGIAFLIELSYLEGRKNLDGYDILTLMEY is encoded by the coding sequence ATGGATTTAAAACAGTATGTAACAATTGTGGAAGATTGGCCAAAACCGGGCATTCGTTTCAAAGATATTACCACACTTATGGATAATGGTGATGCATATAAATACGCAACAGATAAAATTGTTGAGTACGCTAAAGAAAAGGAAATCGATATTGTTGTCGGACCAGAAGCTCGCGGCTTTATCATCGGCTGTCCTGTTGCTTATTCATTAGGAGTAGGCTTTGCGCCAGTTCGTAAAGAAGGAAAGCTGCCAAGAGAAACAATCAAGGTTTCTTACGGCTTGGAGTACGGCAAGGATGTGCTGACAATCCATAAGGATGCAATTAAGCCTGGCCAAAGAGTCCTAATTACTGATGACTTGCTTGCAACAGGCGGCACAATTGAGGCTACAATAAAGCTTGTAGAAGAATTGGGCGGTGTAGTAGCTGGGATTGCCTTCTTGATTGAATTGTCTTACCTAGAAGGACGCAAAAACCTTGATGGCTATGATATTTTGACATTGATGGAATATTAA